The following are from one region of the Lentimicrobiaceae bacterium genome:
- a CDS encoding RNA methyltransferase, whose protein sequence is MKKLATNEIKRLTVNEFKEAEKIPVIIVLDNIRSQHNIGSVFRTADAFRLEAIYLCGITATPPNREIQKTALGATESVKWEHFESTMEAIQALKAQNFTVISIEQAEGSIALDDFIPDLQKKYALIYGNEVHGVDDDVIDSSDYCLEIPQEGTKHSLNVSVAAGIVLWTFYRKLKDIKL, encoded by the coding sequence ATGAAGAAATTAGCCACAAATGAAATTAAGAGACTAACAGTCAACGAATTTAAGGAAGCCGAAAAGATACCAGTGATTATTGTGCTTGATAATATCAGAAGTCAGCACAATATAGGCTCAGTTTTCCGCACGGCAGACGCCTTCAGACTGGAAGCAATATACTTATGCGGGATAACAGCCACTCCGCCTAACCGCGAAATTCAGAAAACAGCACTTGGGGCCACCGAATCAGTCAAATGGGAACATTTTGAATCGACCATGGAAGCTATACAGGCACTTAAAGCACAAAATTTCACTGTCATCAGCATTGAACAGGCCGAAGGAAGCATAGCACTTGACGATTTTATTCCAGATTTACAAAAAAAATACGCACTAATCTATGGAAATGAAGTTCATGGTGTAGATGACGATGTCATTGATTCCTCAGATTATTGCCTTGAAATTCCACAGGAAGGGACAAAACATTCATTAAATGTATCCGTTGCTGCAGGAATAGTTCTCTGGACCTTTTACCGCAAATTAAAAGACATTAAACTGTAA
- the mutS gene encoding DNA mismatch repair protein MutS: MKQYNSIKAKYPDALLLFRVGDFYETFGQDAVRTSEILGIVLTRRANGAAAYIELAGFPHHALDTYLPKLVRAGLRVAICDQLEDPKLTKKIVKRGVTELVTPGVSYNDKVLENKQNNFLASLHLLPKSSGIAFLDISTGEFLVAQGNNDYIDKLLQTFRPSEIIVQKSKRKEFYSLFGEKFYTNTFEDWVFTFDFGHDMLLKHFNTTSLKGFGISEMNNAIIAAGAALHYLAETAHDKVGHISQISRIEEDLYVWLDKFTIRNLEILHSPNEEATTLIGILDQTISPMGSRLMRRWLVLPLKEKQPVNERLDAVEFFVNQPAASESLKQQIRLMGDLERIISKVAVGRINPREVVQLRRAMLALAPVKEICSSSPIVSLQQMADQINLCTLMTDKIGRELNADPPVAVNKGNVIAAGISDELDELRDLAHSGKDYLLRLQQRESERTGIPSLKIAYNNVFGYYLEVTNTHKDKVPPEWERKQTLVNCERYITAELKSYEEKILNAEGRMLELETKLYNDLILSLNDYISPVQVNALVVARLDCLLSFAEVSLTNKYNRPEINEGYELNIVGGRHPVIEKNLAVGEQYISNDVFLDDQSQQIMMITGPNMSGKSALLRQTALIVLMAQAGCFVPAESAQIGLVDKIFTRVGASDNISSGESTFMVEMNETASILNNISNRSLILLDEIGRGTSTYDGISIAWAIAEFLHKHPLFRPKVLFATHYHELNEMANGLQRIKNYHISVKEVGNKVIFMRKLQPGGSEHSFGIHVAKMAGMPQSVLERAHEMLDTLEKSHGEGQLQSKQNKRKSTKGTGDPYQLSFIQLNDPLLEQIREDILDTDINTLTPVEALMKLNEIKNLLKKS, from the coding sequence ATGAAGCAATATAATTCAATAAAGGCCAAATATCCTGATGCGCTTTTACTGTTCAGGGTGGGCGATTTTTATGAAACCTTCGGGCAGGATGCTGTTCGTACTTCAGAAATTTTGGGAATTGTACTGACACGCAGGGCCAATGGAGCTGCAGCCTATATCGAACTTGCAGGGTTTCCGCATCATGCGCTCGATACCTATCTTCCCAAACTTGTCAGGGCTGGTCTTCGGGTGGCTATTTGCGATCAGTTGGAGGATCCTAAGCTTACCAAAAAAATTGTTAAACGTGGCGTTACTGAACTCGTAACTCCGGGTGTATCATACAATGATAAAGTACTTGAGAATAAGCAGAATAATTTTCTTGCAAGTTTGCATTTACTGCCAAAATCAAGTGGTATTGCTTTTCTCGATATTTCAACCGGGGAGTTTTTGGTAGCTCAGGGAAATAATGATTATATTGATAAACTCCTGCAAACATTCAGGCCAAGTGAAATAATTGTTCAAAAGTCGAAACGCAAAGAGTTTTACAGCCTGTTTGGTGAAAAGTTCTATACCAATACGTTTGAAGACTGGGTGTTTACTTTTGATTTTGGGCATGATATGCTGCTTAAACATTTCAATACCACATCTCTCAAAGGATTTGGAATCAGTGAAATGAATAATGCCATAATTGCAGCCGGGGCTGCTCTGCATTACCTTGCCGAAACTGCTCATGATAAAGTAGGGCATATTTCCCAGATTTCGCGCATTGAGGAAGACCTGTATGTCTGGTTGGATAAATTTACCATTCGAAATCTTGAAATTCTTCATTCGCCCAATGAGGAAGCCACAACCCTGATTGGAATTTTGGACCAAACCATCTCGCCCATGGGTTCACGGTTGATGCGCCGATGGCTGGTCTTGCCTTTAAAGGAAAAGCAGCCTGTAAATGAAAGGCTTGATGCTGTTGAATTTTTTGTAAACCAACCAGCTGCATCTGAAAGCCTGAAACAGCAAATCAGGTTAATGGGCGATCTCGAACGTATTATTTCTAAAGTGGCTGTTGGAAGAATTAATCCGCGGGAAGTAGTGCAATTGCGCAGGGCGATGCTGGCGCTGGCCCCTGTAAAGGAGATATGCAGCTCTTCGCCCATTGTCTCATTGCAGCAAATGGCTGATCAGATAAACCTTTGCACCCTTATGACAGACAAAATAGGCAGGGAGCTGAATGCGGATCCTCCTGTAGCTGTTAATAAAGGCAATGTTATTGCTGCAGGAATATCCGATGAACTTGATGAGTTGCGCGATTTGGCTCATTCCGGTAAGGATTATCTTCTCAGATTACAGCAGCGCGAGTCAGAGCGAACGGGAATCCCTTCTTTGAAGATTGCTTACAACAATGTTTTCGGATATTATCTCGAAGTAACCAATACGCACAAAGATAAAGTTCCACCTGAGTGGGAAAGAAAGCAAACCCTTGTTAATTGTGAAAGATACATCACTGCCGAGCTCAAATCATATGAGGAAAAGATTTTAAATGCAGAAGGCAGAATGCTTGAGCTGGAAACAAAGTTATATAATGATTTGATTCTTAGTTTAAATGATTATATAAGCCCTGTTCAGGTAAATGCCCTGGTTGTTGCCCGGCTCGATTGTTTACTTTCATTTGCAGAAGTATCATTAACCAATAAATACAACCGTCCTGAAATCAATGAAGGATACGAGCTGAATATTGTTGGTGGCAGACATCCGGTGATTGAAAAAAATCTGGCCGTCGGTGAGCAGTATATTTCAAATGATGTATTTCTTGATGATCAATCACAGCAGATTATGATGATAACCGGGCCCAATATGTCAGGAAAATCTGCACTTCTGCGGCAAACTGCGCTCATTGTCCTGATGGCACAGGCAGGTTGTTTTGTTCCTGCAGAATCGGCACAGATTGGATTGGTTGATAAGATATTTACCAGGGTAGGAGCATCTGACAATATTTCATCAGGAGAATCCACCTTCATGGTTGAAATGAACGAAACTGCCAGTATTCTTAACAATATCTCAAATCGAAGCCTTATATTGCTTGATGAAATCGGCCGGGGTACAAGTACCTATGATGGCATCAGCATCGCCTGGGCTATTGCTGAATTTCTGCACAAACATCCGCTTTTCAGGCCCAAAGTTTTGTTTGCCACGCATTACCATGAGCTAAACGAGATGGCTAATGGCCTTCAGCGTATCAAAAATTACCATATTTCGGTGAAAGAGGTTGGCAATAAAGTTATTTTTATGCGTAAGCTTCAGCCCGGAGGGAGTGAACATAGTTTCGGAATTCATGTGGCAAAAATGGCCGGAATGCCCCAAAGCGTGCTGGAGCGTGCACACGAAATGCTGGATACACTTGAGAAATCTCATGGCGAAGGCCAATTGCAAAGCAAGCAAAACAAGAGAAAATCAACAAAAGGAACCGGAGATCCTTACCAGCTGAGTTTTATTCAGCTAAATGATCCTCTTTTAGAGCAAATCAGAGAGGATATCCTAGATACTGATATTAATACACTTACGCCGGTTGAGGCGCTGATGAAGCTAAACGAAATAAAAAATCTTTTAAAAAAATCGTAA